The genomic region ACATTGGCCTGGACACGCGCTACAAAACCAGCTACCACGTAGGCGTGTTTGCGCGCATTCCGGTGCTGGGGCCGCTGTCCATTCAGCCCGAGGTGCTGTACTCGCTGCAGGGCTCTGAGTTCCGCTCCACGCTGGCCAACTACGACACCAAACTGCACTACCTCAACGTGCCTATCCTGGCCCACATAAAAGTTGGGCCGGTGTACGTGGAGGGCGGCCCACAATTTGGTCTGCTGCTGGGGGCTCGTGAAGATGGTACGCTGCGCATCAGCGCCGCTGACGGGTACGGCCCCGTAGAACGCGACGCCGCCAACAACTACAAGAAAACCGATTTCAGCCTGGCTGCCGGGGCCGGCCTGGAGCTGGGGCCGTTCATCGTGGGGGCCCGCTACACGGCCGGCCTCAACGACGTAAATGACGTGGCCGACCTGAATGGCGCCAACGACCCGCGCCTGAAAAACCGCGTCATTCAGGTGTCGGTGGGCCTGAAGTTCGGCGGAGATTAAGCCCCGGATGAGGGGGTAGGAGAAGGAGACGAAAAGGCGGTTATTTGCGCATATTTTCATCTTCTTCCCTTTTATGAAATTACCTCTATTATCGGCGGCTTTGCTGCTGGCGGCCACCGGCAGCAGCCTGGGCCAGACCACCGGGACCCAATTTGGCCTGCAGGCCGGCGTCACGCAGTCCGTCCTCGACGGCACCATCAACAACAACGCGCAGTTCAAGACGGGCTACGTGCTGGGTGGCTTCGTGCGGTTCCGGCCCAGTGCCCGCGTGGCGTTTCAGCCCGAGCTCAACCTTGCCCGGCAGGGCTCCCGCAACGAGCAGCAGGTGGGCTACGGCACCATCCTGCGCAATAGCACGCACCTGACGTATCTGAACGTGCCCCTGCTGCTGAAAGTGTACCTCGGCAACGTGGTGAACCTGCAGGCTGGCCCGCAGCTGGGTTTGCTGGTTAGCGGCCGTGAGAAAGGCCAGGTGGGCTACATTTCCAGCAGCAACGGCAGCGGCTACGTGGAAGGCGACGAAGACGTGAAAGCTGACTACAAAAGCGACGTAGCAGTGTGCTTTGGCCTCGGCGCCGACCTCAAAAACGGCCTCTCCGTTGCCGCCCGCCTCAACTACGGCGTCACCGACATCGAAAACAACGACTTCCGAAAAGCTTTCCGCGAAGCGTACGATTTTGGCGGCCTGCACAACCGCACCCTGCAGTTTACGGTTGGCTACGCCTTCGGGTCGAAGTAAGCGCCTGGTACCCGCGCAACTGATAAGGCCCCGCCGGAAGGATCCGGCGGGGCCTTATCAGTTGCGCGGCAGCTGAAATACGGGCCTGCCGTGGCGGCTAGCGGGCGCTGGCGCCCGCCTGCTGGTTGTACTCGCCGATGATGCGCACCATGTCCTGGTACTGGTAGCCGTCGGCTTTGCCTTTGACTTTGGCGGCCAGCGCAGGCTGCGCGCTCAGGTACTGGCTGATCTGCTCCTCGAATTTGCCGCGCTTCACTTCCACCACCTCGCCGCCGCGGCGCAGGTACCAGTGGTTTTTGGTGTACGGAATGCCCACAATAGGTATCAGAACTGCGCCTGGTATCGGGATGGGGAGCGGCACCGATTTGGCTTCGGCGAAATTGAACAGCTCCACCGGGCCATCCACGAGGCGGGCCGCCAACAGGTGCAGGCTTTTACCGTTCAGAGCCAGCGTTTCGGAGTATTGGCCGCGCACCGTCATGGTCCGGATTTTATCGACGCTGATGAAGTGCGGTTTCGGAAATGGCCGCACTTCCGGGTGCGAGTAGTAGTAAGAAATGGTTTTCTCGAACCCATTTACGCTGATGGGAAAATAGGCTTTCACCAGCTTTCCGTCCGGCGTCACAACTTCGCCCGGGGCGTACTCACTTTTGCTGCTGGTTTCGGCAGAGCGTGTAGTGTCGGCGGGGGCGGTAGAGGGGCTCTGCTGGGCGTAGGAGGCGGTGGTGAGCAGCAGCAGGAAGCCGGGTAGCAATGCTTTCATCAGGCGAGGTAAATCGAGTAATACGCTATAAAAAACGGCCTCTCGGTGCTGCTAAGCAACACAAAGAGGCCGAAAATACAAAGTAGCCGTCAGGTCTGACATATCGGCATCACCCTACACCGCGTCCGACAAGCTGGTGAAGGTGAAGTCGCGGATTTTCAGTGGGGGCACCATGTTGCCGCCCAGCCGCTGGGGCTTCCCGATGGCCTCGATGTTGTTGAGCATAATCACCGGGCTTTCGTTGAAGCGCATGTTTTTGATGGGGTGCTTGATCTTGCCGTTCTCGATGTAGAACGTACCGTCGCGCGTCAGGCCCGTAACGAGCAGCGTCTGCGGGTCCACGTCGCGGATGTACCACAGGCGCGTGACGAGGATGCCTTTGGCGGTGCCTTTGATGAGGTCTTCTACGCTTTGGGTGCCGCCTTCCATCACGAAGCCGCTCGGGAAAGCCGTGGCCTGCTTCTTGTTTTTCTCGGCCCAGAAGCGCGAGTAAAACAGGTTTTTTACCACGCCTTTTTCCACCCAGTTCATGCGCTTCACGGGCAGTCCGTCGCCGTCGAACACGCGGCCGGGGGCGGTGGCGTTCAGCGGGTCGGAGTAGATGGTAATGCGCGGGTCGAACATCTTTTCACCCAGCTTATTGCCGCCCCCCTTTTTGCTCAGAAACGAGCGACCCTCATCGGCCTCACGGGCGCCCAGCGCGTAAATCAGGCGGTTCAGCATACCCTCATCCGACACCAGCGCGGCTGGCTCCAGAATCACGGTGTACTTGCCCGGCTCAATGGCCTTGGCATTCACCGAGCCCGAGGCCTTGTCGGCGGCGCGCTTGGTGAGGGCCTTGGCGTCGAACTTGGTCACATCGGTGTAGTCGGCCACGGCGTAGCCCGAGCCGGTGCCGTCGGGCGTGCGCACCGTCACCGAGAAGTCGAGGTTGGTGAGCTGCTGGTAGCCTTCGAGGCCCTTGTTGTTGCGGATAGCCGTGAAGCTGGGGCCGTCTTCGAGGTAGCCGGCAGCCGTGAGCTTACGGCCTTCGCAGAGCGCAATGCTGTCCTGCGCTACCTGGGCGCGGAAGTCGGGCGTGATGCCGGCGGTGCTGGCGGCGTAGGTGGTGGGCGTCAGGTACTGCTGCGCCCCCAGCATGGGCATGTACTCGGGGTCTTCGGGGGCGAGGCGCGCAATTTCCTCGGCCCGCTGCACGCAGCGGCGCAGGGTGGCGTCGTCGAACTGATTGCAGGTGGCCACGCCGCTGCGCTTGCCGAAGCGCGCCTCCACAGCCAGGCTCACGTTGCTCGACGAGCCGGCCGTGCTGACGTTGTTGCGGGCGTAGCGGATGTTGCCGGTGGTGCGCCCATCAAGCTGGGCCGCGCACTCATCGGCGGTGGAAAAGCCAAGCACCTTTTTCAGGATGGCCTGGGCTTCGTCTTGGGAAAGAATTGCCATGTGGGTTGATGTCGTTTGGATGGGATGGTATGCTGCCAACAGAACGTCATTCCGAGCTTGCCGAGGAATCTCGCGTGCTGACGTTGTGATGGTAATTACCACACTAGCGAGATTCCTCGGCAAGCTCGGAATGACGTTCTGTTGGCAGCTCCACTAGATTTTCCGGGCCGTGTTGATGACGTTGACGCCGTTGAAGCGGGTGGTGCTGGAGCCGTGGCTCACGGCCGACACCTGCGAGGGCTGGCCCTTGCCGTCGAAGAAGGTGCCCAGGAAACGGTAGTCGGAGGCGTCGCAGGAGCCGGCGCAGGAGTTCCAGAACTCCTGGGTGTTGGCTTGGTAAGCCACATCTTCGAGCATACCCGTGATTTTGCCTTTCTCGATGGCGTAAAACACCTTGCCGCCGAACTGGAAGTTATAGCGCTGCTGGTCGATGGAGTAGGAACCCTCGCCGGCAATGTAGATGCCCTTGTCCACCTTACTGATCATCTCGTCCACGCTCAGCTTTTCGGTGCCGGGGCGGAGGCTCACGTTGGGCATGCGCTGAAACTGCACGCTGCTCCAGGAGTCGGCGTAGCAGCAGCCGTCGGACTCGGTCTGGCCCACGATGGCCGCTTGGTCGCGGATCTTTTGGTAGTTCACCAGCTTGCCTTCTTTGATCAAATCCCACTCCTTGGTCTTCACGCCTTCGTCATCATAGCCCACGGCGCCGAGGCTGCCCGGCTGCAGCTTGTCGGCTACGATATTGACCTGCTTGGAGCCGTACGGCAGGTTCTTGGCTTTCCACTCCAGCGTGGCGAAGGAGGTGCCGGCGTAGTTGGCCTCGTAGCCCAGCACGCGGTCCAGCTCCAACGGGTGTCCCACACTTTCGTGAATCGTGAGGCCCAGGTGCGAGGGGTCGAGCACGAGGTCGTATTTGCCCGGTGTTACTGATTTGCAGGTGAGCTTTTCCTTGGCCTGCTTGGCGGCCAGGGTGGCATCTTCCAGCATGTCGTAGCGCTGCTTGTAGCCGATGACGCTGGTGCCCTGGGGGCCGGCCATCTTGTCGGCGGCCCGTGGGGTCAGGTACTCGTAGCCCAAACCCATCGGCGAGGCCATAGCGCCGCGTGAGCGGAACTTGCCGGTGGTGCGGTCCACCACCGTCACGTCGAACGTGGGCCAGATGCGGTGGATATCCTGGTCGATGTAAGAGCCGTCGGTGCTGGCGAAATACTTCTGCTCGTTCACCTGAAACAGGGCCGAGTTGACGTAGCTGGCGCCGTTGCTAAGGGCGGCGCCGTTGGCGGCCAGCAGCAGGTCCACTTTCTCTTTCACGGGCACCTCGGCGAAGTTGCGCTCAATGGGCGTCTTCCAGCTCACCTCGCCAAAGCCGCGCTGTGGGGCCAGCTGTACGGGCTGCTTCTGCACTTTCTGGTTGGCTTTGGCAATGGCCACGGCCGTGCGGGCGGCTTCGGCCAGGCCGGCCTCGGTCACGGTGTTGGTGGAGGCAAAACCCCAGGCCCCGTTCACCAGCGCCCGCACACCCGCTCCGAAGCTCTCGGTGCTCACGATGTTCTGCACCTGCTTTTCGCGCGTGAAAACGTACTGGTTGAGGTAGCGCCCGATGCGTACGTCGGTGTAGCTGGCGCCGGCGGCTTTGGCGGCGTTGAGGGCCGCATCGGCCAGCCGCTTTTTCAGGGCCGGGTCGATGACGTCGAGCAGCTGCTCAGGCTCGACGAAGATACCGCCCATGCCCGGCAGGCTGGGGAGCAGCAGACCGCCGGCCGCCAGGCCGGTGAGTCCCACAAAATCACGTCTTTTCAAAGTGCGGAAAGGTTAGGGGGAGAAGGAATACACACGTCAGGCAATAGATGCGGCAACCGGGAGCAGGGTTGTTTGGCGCCGCCGTAATATTTGGAAAAGCTAATAAAAAAACCGCCCGGAAATGTCCGGGCGGTTTGGTGGGTCGGCCTGAAGCGTATAAGGCCGTCATGCTGAGCTTGCCGAAGCATCTCTACCGCTTCGTCTAAACGACTGAGTTAGACAGAGGTAGAGATGCTTCGACTTCGCTCAGCATGACGTTCTGTGAACTGCAGCCTTAAATCTTCCTTGCCGTGTTGATAACGTTGACGCCGTTGAAGCGGGTGGTGGCAGAGCCGTGGCTCACGGCCGAGCTTTGCGAAGGCTGGCCTTTGCCGTCGTTGAAGAAGCCTGCCAGCCGGTAGTCGGAGGCGTCGCAGGAGCCAGCGCAGCTGTTCCAGAACTCCAGCGTGTTGGTTTGGTAAGCCACATCCTCGAGCATGCCCGTGATTTTGCCTTTCTCGATGGCATAAAACACTTGCCCGCCGAACTGTGAGTTGTAGCGCTGCTGGTCGATGCTGAACGAGCCGTTGCCGGCAATGTAGATGCCCTTGTCCACCTTGCTCACCATGTCGTCGACGCTCATCTTGGTGGGGCTGGGGCGCAGACTCACGTTGGGCATGCGCTGGAACTGCACATCGCGCCACGACTGCGAGTAGCAGCAGCCGTCGGACTCGGTCTGGCCGACCATAGCGGCCTGGTCGCGGATTTTCTCGTAGTCCACGAGCGTGCCTTCCTTGATCAGGTCCCACTCTTTGGTTTTCACGCCCTCGTCGTCATAGCCCACGGCGCCCAGCGAGCCGGGCTGCAGCTTATCGGCCACGATGTTGACCTGCTTGGAACCGTACGGCGTGCCTTTGGCTTTCCACTCCAGCGTGGCGAAGCTGGTGCCGGCGTAGTTGGCTTCGTAGCCCAGCACGCGGTCCAGCTCCAGCGGGTGACCTACGCTTTCGTGAATGGTCAGGCCGAGGTGATGCGGGTCGAGCACGAGGTCGTACTTGCCGGGCGTCACGCTCTTGGCGGTCAGCTTCTGCTTTACCTGCTTGGTGGCGCGTACCACGTCTTCCAGGATGTCGTAGGAGTTGCGGTAGCCGAACACGTCGGACCCTTCGGGGCCGGCAATCTTGTCTTCCGCTTTGGGCGTCAGGTACTCGTAGCCCAGGCCCATGGGCGCGCTCAACGACTGCCGCGAGCGGAACTTGCCCGAAGCCCGGTCGATGGCTGTGACGCCGAACGTGGGCCAGATGCGGTGCACGTCCTGGTCGATATAGGAGCCGTCGGTGCTGGCGAAGTACTTCTGCTCGTTCACCTGAAACAGCACCGAATTCACGAACGAAGCGCCGTTGTCGAGGGCCTTGGCGTTGGCGTTCAACAGCAGATCCACCTTGTCTTTGATGGGCACGGCGAAGGCGTTCTGCTGAATCGGGGCCTTCCAGCTCACCTCGCCAAACCCGCGCTGCGGCGCCAGCTGCACGGGCTGCTTCTGCACCTTGGAGTTGGCTTTGGCAATCTGCACGGCTAGCTGCGCGGCCTTGGCCATGCCGGTCTCGGTCACGATGTTCGTGGAGGCAAAGCCCCAGGTGCCGTTGGCAATGACGCGAATACCGGCGCCGTAGCTCTCGGAGCTGACGATGTTCTGCACCTGCTTTTCGCGGGTAAACACGCCTTGGTTCAGATAGCGCCCGATGCGCACGTCGGCATACGTAGCCCCTGCCGATTTCGCGGCATTCAGGGCCGCATCCGACAGCCGCTTCTTAATGGCCGGGTCGTCG from Hymenobacter canadensis harbors:
- a CDS encoding porin family protein — translated: MKTYSLLLLLSLLAVATTAQAQIGIKAGVNGAILDGENIGLDTRYKTSYHVGVFARIPVLGPLSIQPEVLYSLQGSEFRSTLANYDTKLHYLNVPILAHIKVGPVYVEGGPQFGLLLGAREDGTLRISAADGYGPVERDAANNYKKTDFSLAAGAGLELGPFIVGARYTAGLNDVNDVADLNGANDPRLKNRVIQVSVGLKFGGD
- a CDS encoding porin family protein; the encoded protein is MKLPLLSAALLLAATGSSLGQTTGTQFGLQAGVTQSVLDGTINNNAQFKTGYVLGGFVRFRPSARVAFQPELNLARQGSRNEQQVGYGTILRNSTHLTYLNVPLLLKVYLGNVVNLQAGPQLGLLVSGREKGQVGYISSSNGSGYVEGDEDVKADYKSDVAVCFGLGADLKNGLSVAARLNYGVTDIENNDFRKAFREAYDFGGLHNRTLQFTVGYAFGSK
- a CDS encoding TldD/PmbA family protein, translating into MAILSQDEAQAILKKVLGFSTADECAAQLDGRTTGNIRYARNNVSTAGSSSNVSLAVEARFGKRSGVATCNQFDDATLRRCVQRAEEIARLAPEDPEYMPMLGAQQYLTPTTYAASTAGITPDFRAQVAQDSIALCEGRKLTAAGYLEDGPSFTAIRNNKGLEGYQQLTNLDFSVTVRTPDGTGSGYAVADYTDVTKFDAKALTKRAADKASGSVNAKAIEPGKYTVILEPAALVSDEGMLNRLIYALGAREADEGRSFLSKKGGGNKLGEKMFDPRITIYSDPLNATAPGRVFDGDGLPVKRMNWVEKGVVKNLFYSRFWAEKNKKQATAFPSGFVMEGGTQSVEDLIKGTAKGILVTRLWYIRDVDPQTLLVTGLTRDGTFYIENGKIKHPIKNMRFNESPVIMLNNIEAIGKPQRLGGNMVPPLKIRDFTFTSLSDAV
- a CDS encoding TldD/PmbA family protein, with the protein product MKRRDFVGLTGLAAGGLLLPSLPGMGGIFVEPEQLLDVIDPALKKRLADAALNAAKAAGASYTDVRIGRYLNQYVFTREKQVQNIVSTESFGAGVRALVNGAWGFASTNTVTEAGLAEAARTAVAIAKANQKVQKQPVQLAPQRGFGEVSWKTPIERNFAEVPVKEKVDLLLAANGAALSNGASYVNSALFQVNEQKYFASTDGSYIDQDIHRIWPTFDVTVVDRTTGKFRSRGAMASPMGLGYEYLTPRAADKMAGPQGTSVIGYKQRYDMLEDATLAAKQAKEKLTCKSVTPGKYDLVLDPSHLGLTIHESVGHPLELDRVLGYEANYAGTSFATLEWKAKNLPYGSKQVNIVADKLQPGSLGAVGYDDEGVKTKEWDLIKEGKLVNYQKIRDQAAIVGQTESDGCCYADSWSSVQFQRMPNVSLRPGTEKLSVDEMISKVDKGIYIAGEGSYSIDQQRYNFQFGGKVFYAIEKGKITGMLEDVAYQANTQEFWNSCAGSCDASDYRFLGTFFDGKGQPSQVSAVSHGSSTTRFNGVNVINTARKI
- a CDS encoding TldD/PmbA family protein, with protein sequence MKRRDFVGLTGLATGGLLLPSIPGFGEGLTVDPLRLLDAADDPAIKKRLSDAALNAAKSAGATYADVRIGRYLNQGVFTREKQVQNIVSSESYGAGIRVIANGTWGFASTNIVTETGMAKAAQLAVQIAKANSKVQKQPVQLAPQRGFGEVSWKAPIQQNAFAVPIKDKVDLLLNANAKALDNGASFVNSVLFQVNEQKYFASTDGSYIDQDVHRIWPTFGVTAIDRASGKFRSRQSLSAPMGLGYEYLTPKAEDKIAGPEGSDVFGYRNSYDILEDVVRATKQVKQKLTAKSVTPGKYDLVLDPHHLGLTIHESVGHPLELDRVLGYEANYAGTSFATLEWKAKGTPYGSKQVNIVADKLQPGSLGAVGYDDEGVKTKEWDLIKEGTLVDYEKIRDQAAMVGQTESDGCCYSQSWRDVQFQRMPNVSLRPSPTKMSVDDMVSKVDKGIYIAGNGSFSIDQQRYNSQFGGQVFYAIEKGKITGMLEDVAYQTNTLEFWNSCAGSCDASDYRLAGFFNDGKGQPSQSSAVSHGSATTRFNGVNVINTARKI